From one bacterium genomic stretch:
- a CDS encoding FumA C-terminus/TtdB family hydratase beta subunit, giving the protein MKIKIPEEREVFYRLKVGDKIFLSGTIYTARDEAHRRIADCGMRSAEFPFEIKNQVIYYTGPSPTKPGEVIGSCGPTTSARMDKWTPLLLSLGLAGMIGKGPRSSEIIDAIKKYQVVYFIAIGGAAAYYTNFIEKAEIVAYSDLGCEAIHRLEVRDFPLYVGISSDGETIF; this is encoded by the coding sequence ATGAAAATAAAGATTCCAGAGGAAAGGGAGGTTTTTTATAGGCTTAAAGTAGGGGATAAAATTTTTCTTTCTGGGACAATTTATACCGCCCGTGATGAAGCACATAGAAGGATTGCGGATTGCGGAATGCGGAGTGCGGAATTTCCTTTTGAGATTAAGAATCAGGTTATTTATTACACTGGGCCATCGCCGACAAAACCAGGGGAGGTCATTGGTTCCTGTGGTCCAACCACATCAGCCAGGATGGATAAATGGACACCCCTTTTGCTCTCACTTGGATTGGCCGGGATGATTGGAAAGGGCCCAAGATCAAGCGAGATTATCGATGCAATTAAAAAATACCAAGTGGTATATTTTATTGCCATTGGTGGAGCTGCGGCATATTACACAAATTTTATTGAGAAAGCCGAAATTGTTGCCTATTCGGATCTTGGTTGCGAGGCAATTCATAGGTTGGAGGTTAGG